The segment AAACATAGAAATAACCCAAAAGTCCATCGaaagatgaatgcataaagatgtGGCATATTTATACAGTGAAATACgactcagccatcaaaaaaagaatgaaataattccatttccaACAACTCGGATACaactatcatactaagtgaaggaagtcagaaagagagagacaaataccatgtcatctcttatatgcagaatataaaatatggcacaaatgaacatatctatgaaacagactcacagacacagagaacgtATTTTTCACTGCCAAGTGTGTGGGTGGAGGAGATGGACGGCATGTCTGGGGTTAgtaaatgcaaactattacacatagactggataaacaacaaagtcctctgtatagcacagggaactatattcaatatcctgggataaactgtaatggaaaagaatataaaaaagaatgtatttatatagatatatgtgtgtgtgtgtgtgtgtaaataagtCACTTTgtttatacagcagaaattaacacaacacagtaaatcaaccatacttcagttaaaaaacaataaattaaaaataaaatactcctAGATCTAAAGCAGTACTACTATTAGtcttcatttaaaatgtaataaagggggcattccctggcagtccagtggttaagacactgagctttcactgctgagaacatgggttcagtccctggttggggaactaagatcccataaatCATGCAGTGCCgtcaagaaaaaaatacattaataataaaggggaaaaaaccccTCACCCTTCAGTGTTTTCAGAAGATGGCAGAATAAACTCTTGGAAAATACActgattttttcaaattaaattgtAAAAGGATTCTGGCAACATGTCTACTTAACAGCAACATCATTTTATCAGAAAACTCATAACAATTACAGTAAAGCATTTCAATCAAAATTAACTCTCTCAGGACTATACTATgcaaagaaatttataaaaatgtccTGCATATTTTGATTAAAATGTCCCAAAAGATTTAATCTTCATCTGTTAACCTGTCAACATCAAGAAACAAATTCAGGTGATTTTTGTCTGTTCTTTGACATTACTACATTTCTTCAGCTTCCATTTAGGAAAAACGCCACTGATTTTTACTAATAAAATGGCACAATTACAATGAATTCATCTCTTCAAAATCAAACCcttcataaaaatattcattcttaATTCATATAACAAGAAATTCCAAGATTTTAAGAATATTCCTTACCTGCAACTTCTGATACGTTTCTATGTTAATTGCTTTAACCTCCTCCAGTTGTTGTCGAAGGCCTATCAGAGTATCTTGTTTCTCATGGATATCTTTCTCCAACAACTTCATGGCAAGTTCAATCTCATGTTTCATACTAACTTGTACTGCCAGCTCATTCTCCACGTCCTGCAATTCAACACAGCCTCAGCTCACACACGATTTCAGGGTGTCAAAGTCAGATACACAACAGTTAATCAGACCAAGATTCACTATGCAGACTACTGCTTTTGAGTTAAAAGCCCCATTAAACGAAATCAGCTAGGCCCTATAACAACATTCTATATTTTCAAAGGCACATTTTGTTAAATGAAAGCATTTTACAAATTCTATTAATTATCACTATTCTACTGGCTAAAGAATTACGGACTTTTAAGCCTCATAAACTCGGTATTAATTTTCCTTAAAGAAATGACATAGTCCATATAAGGCCAGAGGTAAATCAAAAACACCATTTcacaaagttttatttcttttcctaaagaATTTTATGAGAGGATCTTAAGACAAATGTCTCTTGATTCTCTTTTTGACCTGGGTTGGTTACACATGTATTTAGAATCCATTGAGCTACATATTGGTATTTTTCTGCTGATATTTCATaacttaaaaggttaaaaaataagttaacttTAAATAAGACTTTACTGTTTGGATATTGATATCTGAATACATCACTCTATTCTATTTTCTGTAACGCTGGTCACAATGCACTATTTCCCAAACAGACTATAACACTGTTTAAAAACACTGCTTATAAAACAGACACAGTGGGAGTTTAAAAAGTTAGAAGGCATTAAGGGAATGAGATTGCTATCTCACGCCAAGGAAAGTAAGTCTGATAAAGATTTTAACCAGCGCTTACGGGGAAATTATTATCATATTTGCTAATGTAACTGTAATGCAACCTACTTGTCTTAACTGAGATTCATCTCGAAGCTGCCTTCTGGCTTCATTATACATTTCATCTAGCCCTTGCCTGGAATGCTTATATGTTTGAagctcagtttccacatctactTTGGTAACCTAggacaaaaacataaaatgttttaCTCTATACAgaatgtgttgccatgccttccccaggggatcttcccaacccagggatcaaacccaagtctcttatgtctccttcactggcaggcgggttctttaccactagtgccatctgatAAATCCATTCTATGATCACTTCTATTAGTTAATACAGCACAGAAATATCCAGTCTATGCAAAAGCCCTCAAAGTGGCCATTTCTGATGCAAGTCAATCTGTTTGTAATCAGTCTATACTTACCTCTAGGTGCTGCTGTGTTTTcattaaaatcaatttattttcacTTCGTAATTGATGATTTTCTTCTTGGAGTTTAATGATATTATTCTTTGCTATTgctaactaaaaataaaatgaggaataaaaaaaagattttaaacatctttatttATACTTGCTTTACAGGTTACGTTCATGGCTATGCACAACAGAAGATAAAATTCTAAAACTTGTAAAATGTCTCTCACATCTACAgaaattttcataagaaaaatgctTTTATCCCAAGATACCACCTAAAGAAATtgtatttctatttccttttgttAGTCAAATAGTATGTCAGCTGGAACATATTGTTTATATGACTTACAATGTGTCCTGAATACAAAACGCATGAATAAGCATATGAAGAATTATATGCTAAACAATAAGACAACTGTTTATATGTTAAACAATAAGACTTGTGCAAAACAAAACACTTGTGCAAAAACAACAACATCTATAAGGAAAGTTGTGCTATAATTGAAAATGTAATACAGACATTCATGATAACTAAACAGGGCACCCTAGTGAAATCTGGGCACAATGAGTGACAGCTCTCACCACCAGAGTTAAGtatgaatgaaattaaatatgaatGGCTAAGTGACTTGGCTCTGAAGCCTAAAAGGAAAAAACGGATTCTAGGAGCAGAAAGCAGAAACCAATCCCCAATGCTGGCTTGCAAATAAATTTCTCAACACTTTGTCAGAAACGCAACTTCAACTTCACAGTGCTCCTAAGGTCAAGAAGAGGCACAAACAAGTGAGTAGCTCTCGCCAATGGTCCCAATCTATCACACTATCAAACGGTCCTAAACTATCAAAATGAAAACTCATACAAACAATCACGTGCTTGCTGGTTTGGGACAACTGGGTCAGTTCTAAAAGAATGTGGATCCTAATTAACATGGAAAACAGAATTCATAGTTCTAATAACGTATTTCTTCCTGGAGCCTAAGTAATTCTGAAAATGGAAAGCAATCCTATggttaagtgaaagtcactcagtcatgtctgactctttgtgaccccatggacatagcccaccaggctcctctgtccgtggaattttccaggcaagagtaggtagccacttccttctgcaggggaatcccaaccaagggatcaaacctatgtctctcgtattgcaggcagattctctactgtctgagctactagggaagcccctgtggtAATTCTGTGGCtagcctgttttgttttttttttttatctcaaaAGCAAcgtggcatgtgtgtgtgctcagctgtctccaactctttgcgaccccatggactgcagcctgccaggctcctctgtccaagggatttcccaggcaagaataatggagtgggttgccatttccttcttcaagggatcttcctgacccagggatcaaacccacgtctgtcttgcatctcctgcatcggcaggcagattctttaccactgagctacctgcaAAGCCCCAAagcattaccatacataaaacagacagccaatgggaatttgctctatggctcaggaaattcaaacagggactctgtattaataacctagaggggtgggatggggagggagactcaaaagggaggggatgtatgcatatcaatggctgattcatgctgaggtttgacagaaaacaacaaaattctctaaagcaaatatccttcaattaaaaaacaaataaatttttaaaaagagagagatgtgagggagttccttggtggcctagtggttaggactcggcactgTCACTGCCGTGGCACTGGCTCAAACCCTGACcggggaactgagattctgcaagatgtatggcatggccaaaacagtttttttaaagttaaaacagAGCTGAGATAAATTTCTGATTTGCAACCACTAAATAGCTACTTTGACAATGCAGAAAACCAGAGTATATCAGATGAGTTTCACACATGGGAGGCTAGAGAAAGGGTGGTCATGATCATGGAGTGATGCTTGAAAGGAAAAGTAATCTGAATACGGGAATAAGGGGGACAGGATCATTATAATGGGAATTTCTAACTATAGGTGATTCCACTATTTAAATATAGGTCATCCAAGTCAAGAAATGAGATTCACAGTTTATTTATAGAAGAGTTTGTATGCATTGCATTTGGGGGCTCATTTCTAGAAGTTGGGTATCTCAAATAATTCACAGATTCACCTGAGGACTTGCCCGAGAATAATATATGGTTTCTCTAGAACTTATGATGATCAGTTACAACTATTTCATCATAATGAtgaaaatgtgtttgtgtgtgtgctcacacgTGTATTCAGACTTAAAATGGAAAAGATCGCCAATACTAGGTCCTTGAAAGACAATTATCCATGGCTGGGTTACAATACCTCTTCAATCAGCTTAGTATTTGacttttctaacgagtcaactCTTGAATGGAGACTGCTGACTGTGCTGCTGAAATTGATAAAGAAAAAACTCATTCAGAATCACACAAACTcacaaaggcaagaaaaaatttGTTATCCTGGACTCATCATGTTGACTGACATGCACCAACTGCCTTGTCTGAATTTTTTATTGCCACACTTACACATGAAGTCCTCTAAAGTAGGAAAAATGAATTTCTGAACCAGCAAAATGACATAAACTTTCACCTTTTTGCTCGAGGGTTGAGTGATAAGTCTGAAATTCTATTCTCAAATGTCTCTGaagattctatttaaaaatatagctcTCATTTTCTGCTGAAAAtcaattattttcaataattttctgTATTCTTAATTTCCATTCACTCTCTATCCCCTCAACCCCTTTTCAAATGCTTATAAAAAAGGAATAGGGTTAAGATGACctaaaagggggggaaaaaaaacttagGACAATATCCAAATGTATTAAGCATCTATGTGTCCATAATACTTACTTCAGTTGTCTATTTAATTCTTCAACATAATTCTTCTGGTCTAATATTGCAGCAATTTGAACATTCCtagaggaggaggggaaagcaGCTTTTAGTTAACTGGAAAGGGATCTACtgggtggccaaaaaaacaaacaagaaatacaCAAAAGGTCTAAATCATCTAAAACTGCTGTGAAACCATAACAgtaaaacatttcagttcagttcagttgctcagtcatgtccagctctttgcgattccatggactgcagcacaccaggcttccctgcccaacaTTATCTTGCCTTTCAAATAAAATTCAACAATCTTTATAATCAAATAGCAGTAAGCTATGAACTAAAAAACTATTAACctttgttaaataaattacatgCTAATATTAAACAATACCattagtatattttttaattttttgcatttatttaagaaatatatttgacatatgaAGTGtaaatttaaagtatacaacatgTTAATCTAATACATTTATATACTGTGATGGACTGCCATTGTAGCAATAATTAGCACCTCTCATATTACataattatcttttctctttagtagaccaaataagtttattttaaacacaACTGTCTTAAATAAACCAGTATTTGTAAGTTCATGAGTAATAAACTTATATCTCTTTTTATCACAGAAATGAGAGTTGACAATTAAAATGGGtctctggggaattccctggcagttcagtggttaggattctacattcccactgccaagggcctgggtttgatagctggttggggaactaaaatcccataagccttgaagcacaaccaaaaaataaataaataaaaaataaaatgggtctCTGAACTAATGGTACGACCAAAAGTCATACTTCAGACTAAAATACAGTATGTGAAATACGAAAATCATACCTTTCTTTATTTCCAATATCCTCTTCATTCTTTAAATACATTGAAAAATCAATCACTCCAACCTGAAATAAAGTTATTCTTAGAGAGTAGAAATACTAGAAGTACCTCcaaaatacaactgattttcaTCCTTAATTTTTCTCTAGTGTTTAACAGCACTGTTTACACCTGGATCAAAGAGGAAGAGTACAAACTGAAAATACTATGCCTTTGGCACCAGCCGTTTTAACTTACTTGTGAATCTAAATCTTCTCCCTTTACACACAGATTAGCATCTATCACA is part of the Ovis canadensis isolate MfBH-ARS-UI-01 breed Bighorn chromosome 25, ARS-UI_OviCan_v2, whole genome shotgun sequence genome and harbors:
- the RUFY2 gene encoding RUN and FYVE domain-containing protein 2 isoform X7 encodes the protein MVRKSFLSYNKTIWGPLELVEKLYPEAEEIGASVRDLPGLKTPLGRARAWLRLALMQKKMADYLRCLIIQRDLLSEFYEYHALMMEEEGAVIVGLLVGLNVIDANLCVKGEDLDSQVGVIDFSMYLKNEEDIGNKERNVQIAAILDQKNYVEELNRQLNSTVSSLHSRVDSLEKSNTKLIEELAIAKNNIIKLQEENHQLRSENKLILMKTQQHLEVTKVDVETELQTYKHSRQGLDEMYNEARRQLRDESQLRQDVENELAVQVSMKHEIELAMKLLEKDIHEKQDTLIGLRQQLEEVKAINIETYQKLQGSEDGLKEKNEIIARLEEKTSKITAAMRQLEQSDNDLLTQTRTIAMSLVKCASSDTQDQYKLVKDISF